A single region of the Strigops habroptila isolate Jane chromosome 3, bStrHab1.2.pri, whole genome shotgun sequence genome encodes:
- the NDUFB2 gene encoding NADH dehydrogenase [ubiquinone] 1 beta subcomplex subunit 2, mitochondrial — MRRPARRPNRGGCCWPAQGDIGGGGAAMALASLGRSAGRLLRARSAAVGRRHAGGEVHIQPRYRQFPELTRAQVIRSELISGFMWFWILWHFWHSSDMVLGHFPYPDPSAWTDEELGIPPDDAE, encoded by the exons ATGCGCCGGCCGGCGCGGCGGCCCAATCGCGGCGGCTGTTGTTGGCCGGCGCAGGGTGACATTGGGGGCGGTGGAGCTGCCATGGCGCTGGCGTCGCTGGGCCGGTCGGCGGGGCGGCTGCTGCGGGCCCGGAGCGCCGCGGTCGGGCGGCGGCA CGCTGGCGGCGAGGTGCACATCCAGCCGCGGTACCGGCAGTTCCCGGAGCTGACGCGGGCGCAGGTGATCCGCAGCGAGCTCATCAGCGGCTTCATGTGGTTCTGGATCCTGTGGCACTTCTGGCACAGCTCGGACATGGTGCTG GGACACTTCCCCTACCCCGACCCTTCGGCCTGGACGGACGAGGAGCTGGGGATCCCTCCGGACGACGCGGAATAG